In the genome of candidate division KSB1 bacterium, one region contains:
- a CDS encoding ABC transporter permease subunit, giving the protein MSYFYFIWKSHRSFLLFSLITLSLFQFIILKFVTTIDYSSIITLLLEQLPENIQALFSEDFISMLTVEGAAAFGFNHPMVLVILSMAAITIPSRHIAGEAETGTLELLLSFPVKRIWLLLNLWFTSVFFLFFIIFCALCSSLFAINIFHQLSFEFFVSMLKIACNLWLLFVFIMSLTMVLSSFEKEGNKVGIRVAGITLIFYVLHYISSLWNAIRFIKPFNIFTYYQPENLITGQRSFLLNVTVLFSIILISLFLSMFQFNRRDIPG; this is encoded by the coding sequence ATGTCCTATTTTTATTTCATCTGGAAATCCCATCGCAGCTTCTTGCTGTTTAGCCTGATCACCCTCTCACTATTTCAGTTCATAATCCTGAAATTTGTTACAACCATCGATTATTCATCCATTATCACGTTACTTTTGGAACAGCTTCCTGAGAATATACAGGCGCTATTTAGCGAGGATTTTATTTCTATGTTAACGGTTGAAGGCGCCGCAGCTTTCGGATTCAACCATCCCATGGTCCTGGTCATCTTGTCCATGGCCGCAATTACGATCCCAAGCCGTCATATTGCCGGAGAGGCCGAAACCGGAACGTTAGAACTGCTCTTGTCTTTTCCGGTAAAGAGGATTTGGCTTCTTTTGAATCTATGGTTCACATCGGTTTTCTTCCTGTTTTTCATTATTTTTTGCGCTTTGTGTTCTTCACTATTTGCCATTAATATTTTTCACCAGTTGTCATTTGAATTTTTTGTTAGTATGCTTAAGATCGCCTGTAATCTTTGGCTGCTGTTTGTATTCATAATGAGTTTGACGATGGTGTTATCTTCATTTGAAAAAGAAGGAAATAAAGTTGGCATTAGAGTAGCAGGCATTACCCTAATCTTTTACGTGTTACATTATATAAGCTCATTGTGGAATGCGATCAGATTCATCAAACCGTTTAATATCTTTACTTATTACCAGCCGGAAAACCTCATAACCGGCCAACGAAGTTTTTTACTGAATGTTACGGTTTTGTTTTCGATCATTCTTATCAGTTTATTTTTAAGCATGTTCCAATTTAATCGAAGAGATATACCGGGGTAA
- a CDS encoding diacylglycerol kinase family protein, producing the protein MFEQMSYIGYTLLFCIPPLILMWLRKEFFLILRKNVKTIIISTVILTLYGCLIWPIALKYGAWSYSPEKITNIKLLGFVFLDDTIWWIFTGLLFSSFISISAHYEDQGIDIVSREMKALFISFKQAFKGLSIIPLERNSTIHVAVAVFVLLEGVLFRVTSTEWLFIVTAIGSVLAFEIVNSVVERLASRLTDEQPDKEIGTIKDASAAAVLVSSIAAAVIGIVIFLSRVIALLTH; encoded by the coding sequence GTGTTTGAGCAAATGAGTTATATCGGTTATACCCTGCTATTTTGTATTCCTCCATTGATCCTGATGTGGCTCAGGAAAGAATTCTTTTTGATCCTGCGGAAAAATGTAAAAACCATCATTATATCAACTGTTATACTCACCCTTTATGGCTGTCTGATTTGGCCCATCGCATTAAAATATGGAGCCTGGAGTTACTCACCGGAAAAAATCACGAACATAAAGCTCCTTGGCTTTGTTTTTCTGGATGACACAATTTGGTGGATATTTACGGGACTACTGTTTTCATCGTTTATCTCCATATCCGCACATTATGAAGACCAGGGAATCGACATTGTCTCGCGGGAAATGAAGGCTTTGTTCATCAGTTTTAAACAGGCATTCAAAGGATTAAGCATCATACCATTGGAAAGAAACTCCACCATCCATGTTGCTGTTGCCGTATTCGTCCTGCTTGAGGGAGTACTGTTCCGCGTCACTTCCACAGAATGGCTGTTCATCGTTACGGCGATTGGTTCCGTACTTGCGTTTGAGATCGTCAACAGCGTTGTGGAGCGATTGGCATCCAGGCTTACGGATGAACAGCCGGATAAAGAAATTGGCACAATCAAAGATGCCTCTGCCGCGGCTGTGTTGGTTTCATCGATAGCAGCTGCTGTAATTGGCATCGTGATTTTCCTATCAAGAGTGATTGCATTGTTAACTCATTAA
- a CDS encoding lycopene cyclase domain-containing protein produces MPVYLIYLSIFFVFPVLILGWITGKEIIKYKRTVLWCLVFVYTFGFIWDWLSVNTGVWRYDSSRTIGIWLDGIPIEEFIGFYIFGTLFIAFVVVLVRRRFNRV; encoded by the coding sequence ATGCCGGTATATTTAATTTATTTATCGATATTTTTTGTCTTCCCGGTGTTGATTCTTGGCTGGATTACCGGCAAAGAAATCATCAAATACAAAAGAACGGTACTCTGGTGTTTGGTTTTTGTATATACTTTTGGGTTCATTTGGGATTGGCTTTCTGTGAATACCGGGGTGTGGAGATATGACTCTTCAAGGACTATTGGTATTTGGCTAGACGGTATACCCATTGAAGAATTCATCGGTTTCTATATCTTCGGTACATTATTCATTGCATTTGTGGTCGTGTTGGTGAGGAGGCGGTTTAATCGTGTTTGA
- a CDS encoding DUF2277 domain-containing protein has product MCRNIKVLFNFDPPATDEEIYASSLQFVRKLSGFTKPSKANEAAFKLAIGEVTQVARKLIDSLSTNALPRSREIEIAKARARTAKRFG; this is encoded by the coding sequence ATGTGCCGGAACATAAAAGTATTATTTAACTTTGATCCACCCGCAACCGATGAAGAAATTTACGCATCTTCCCTGCAGTTTGTTCGAAAGCTGAGTGGTTTTACCAAGCCATCGAAAGCGAATGAAGCTGCATTCAAACTTGCTATTGGAGAAGTAACACAAGTTGCCCGCAAGTTGATAGACTCACTTTCCACGAATGCGCTTCCACGTAGCCGGGAAATCGAAATTGCTAAGGCTCGTGCGCGTACCGCCAAACGATTCGGATAG
- a CDS encoding ABC transporter ATP-binding protein, giving the protein MDSPTIISVSNLTKYYGTTLGVKNINFTVNQGEIFGFLGPNGAGKTTTIRMLLDLLRPSSGQINIFGQEIYTHSLEIRKRCGYLPGSFSAYGNMSGTDFLHFAASMRKTEPKLQKSLIDRFQLLQEDLSQKVKHLSHGTLQKLGIIQAFFHQPELFILDEPTIGLDPLMQEEFYRLLHEMQNEGKTIFFSSHNLPEVEKVCHRIAIIREGELVALETLEGLKKKKLKRLHFTLSRPVPGLDLPGANLVDQKDLSYEYLVEGDIQTLLQRLSKLPIEDLTLPEPDLEEVFMAYYRKKK; this is encoded by the coding sequence ATGGATTCTCCTACTATCATTTCAGTAAGCAATCTAACGAAATATTACGGCACTACACTCGGTGTTAAAAATATCAATTTTACTGTGAACCAGGGTGAAATTTTCGGATTCCTTGGCCCGAATGGCGCAGGCAAAACCACCACCATTCGAATGTTGCTCGATTTGTTAAGACCTTCATCCGGCCAAATAAACATATTTGGACAGGAGATTTATACCCATTCACTCGAGATCCGGAAAAGGTGCGGGTATTTACCCGGCAGTTTTTCCGCTTATGGCAATATGAGCGGAACGGATTTTCTGCATTTCGCCGCTTCCATGCGAAAGACTGAACCTAAATTACAGAAAAGTTTGATAGACCGATTTCAACTTTTACAGGAAGATCTTTCGCAAAAAGTCAAACATTTATCGCACGGAACCCTGCAAAAATTAGGCATTATTCAGGCATTTTTTCATCAGCCGGAATTATTCATTCTCGATGAACCCACCATTGGTCTCGATCCTCTCATGCAAGAGGAATTTTACCGGCTTTTACACGAAATGCAAAATGAAGGGAAAACCATTTTCTTTTCCTCTCACAATCTTCCGGAAGTCGAAAAAGTTTGCCACCGGATCGCGATCATCCGGGAAGGTGAATTGGTTGCGCTGGAAACATTGGAGGGATTGAAAAAGAAAAAATTGAAACGATTACACTTCACACTGAGTCGACCTGTTCCCGGTTTAGATTTACCCGGGGCTAATTTAGTGGATCAAAAAGATTTAAGCTATGAATACCTGGTCGAAGGTGATATTCAAACTTTACTGCAGCGACTGTCAAAATTACCTATCGAAGATTTAACCTTGCCGGAACCGGATTTGGAAGAAGTGTTTATGGCCTACTATCGTAAAAAAAAGTAA
- a CDS encoding acyl-ACP desaturase, which produces MPKIEETIVKEIEEQRPSIPAGLLSRREKDTLIERSVRGLYRWYTSRSQANRNWHPDSFNWRDLRTNHTPELNSIIEGFFAVEQYAPDYASKITHLMRKSYGRAQFQLRWGAEEEKHSDMWLNTMLFMRFRTPKWINDYMHFLRNGEWQLPWDDSLHMAFYVVIQERATQINYLNLAVIAKSNGVKPGFTDAIDPVLVDVSQTIARDEAAHYNFFLEIARLYLYYYPAQTIEALHDVINHFAMPVLDLLPDGAKFSEELYRSAIYGPRDYARDVLQVALKNLGIANRKAVENGVRRSRQAPDPDGNMRDTAIFDALDYEAVELSVKRLFSRVNKYEEEFGLAEIDPIQFVPSGLAGNGVKT; this is translated from the coding sequence ATGCCAAAAATTGAAGAGACAATCGTCAAAGAAATTGAAGAGCAGCGTCCCAGTATCCCTGCCGGACTGCTAAGTCGGCGGGAGAAAGATACACTTATTGAACGTAGTGTCAGAGGCTTATATCGTTGGTATACCTCGCGCTCACAAGCGAACCGAAATTGGCATCCGGACTCATTCAACTGGCGTGATTTGCGCACCAATCACACACCTGAGTTGAATTCCATTATCGAGGGGTTCTTTGCAGTCGAACAGTATGCGCCTGACTATGCCAGTAAAATCACCCATTTGATGCGCAAAAGTTATGGCCGCGCACAATTCCAACTCCGTTGGGGCGCCGAAGAAGAAAAGCATTCCGACATGTGGCTAAACACCATGTTATTCATGCGTTTCCGAACACCGAAATGGATTAACGATTACATGCACTTCTTGCGCAATGGGGAGTGGCAGCTGCCCTGGGATGACTCTCTCCACATGGCTTTCTACGTTGTCATCCAGGAGCGGGCTACGCAAATTAATTACCTTAATCTGGCAGTGATTGCCAAGAGCAATGGTGTCAAGCCGGGGTTTACAGATGCAATTGATCCGGTGTTGGTCGATGTATCACAAACGATAGCCCGGGATGAAGCAGCCCATTACAATTTCTTTCTCGAAATTGCCCGCCTTTATCTGTACTACTATCCGGCCCAGACAATTGAAGCGTTGCACGATGTTATTAATCACTTCGCGATGCCTGTATTGGACCTCCTTCCTGACGGGGCGAAATTTTCCGAGGAACTTTACCGCAGCGCTATATACGGCCCACGAGATTATGCACGCGATGTTCTCCAGGTTGCCCTCAAAAATCTCGGTATCGCTAATCGAAAAGCGGTTGAGAATGGTGTCAGGCGTTCCCGGCAGGCGCCAGATCCCGATGGTAATATGCGCGACACGGCGATCTTCGATGCTCTTGACTATGAAGCTGTGGAGTTATCTGTCAAGCGGTTATTTAGTCGCGTAAACAAGTATGAAGAAGAATTCGGCCTGGCGGAGATTGACCCGATACAATTTGTTCCAAGCGGTCTTGCCGGAAACGGGGTAAAAACGTAA
- a CDS encoding transcriptional regulator, whose amino-acid sequence MTKIEKNIYSGLERIFHEPSRLAIISALCASDGSLSFNQLKDECNLTFGNISSHLRTLNEARIIKMQKSFVDNKPHTKVSITDKGRERFIEYLKTLENVLKKAAEAVQNSNENISFPLSGLKPAQS is encoded by the coding sequence ATGACCAAAATTGAAAAAAACATCTACAGCGGGTTAGAAAGAATTTTTCACGAGCCCAGCCGTCTGGCGATCATTTCAGCCTTGTGCGCTTCAGATGGCAGTCTCTCGTTTAACCAGTTAAAGGATGAATGCAATTTGACCTTTGGCAATATCAGCAGCCACTTAAGAACCTTGAACGAAGCTCGCATCATCAAAATGCAAAAGTCGTTTGTGGACAACAAGCCTCATACCAAAGTTTCCATCACCGATAAGGGCCGGGAAAGATTCATCGAATATTTGAAAACCCTGGAAAACGTCCTGAAAAAAGCGGCCGAAGCCGTTCAAAACTCAAATGAGAATATCAGTTTCCCATTATCGGGTTTAAAACCAGCCCAGTCTTAA
- a CDS encoding SCO family protein has translation MNLLIVNPGFTQPDLESTHIGMDEKLGEFIPLELAFFDENGDSVRLGDFIDKPTILAFVYYDCPGICTPLLNGLVDVLQKYDGLPGKDYSIVTISINELDNPAGATLKKENYLASFKTEFPENEWHFLTGDTASIAAITNAVGFRYERKGIDFIHPGLLTILAADGKIIRYLFGITFNQFDLKMALIEAIEGRPGPTIAKILQLCFSYDPDGRKYAFNFLRVTGTVVLFFVLIFVGYLVVSSKLRKAQIGVK, from the coding sequence ATGAACCTTTTAATAGTTAATCCTGGATTTACTCAACCAGATTTAGAATCGACTCATATCGGCATGGATGAAAAGTTAGGTGAATTTATCCCGCTCGAATTAGCCTTTTTTGACGAGAATGGAGATTCTGTTCGCCTGGGTGATTTTATAGATAAACCGACTATCCTTGCATTTGTTTATTACGATTGCCCGGGAATTTGCACTCCCTTGTTAAATGGACTGGTTGACGTATTGCAAAAATATGACGGTTTGCCCGGGAAAGATTATTCAATTGTCACGATTAGTATTAATGAACTCGACAATCCGGCAGGCGCTACTCTGAAAAAGGAAAATTATTTGGCTTCATTTAAAACGGAATTTCCGGAAAATGAATGGCATTTCCTAACCGGTGATACCGCATCCATTGCTGCGATTACAAATGCTGTCGGGTTTAGGTATGAACGCAAGGGGATTGATTTTATCCATCCCGGGTTATTGACAATTCTTGCCGCCGACGGAAAAATAATACGCTATTTATTCGGCATCACTTTTAATCAGTTTGATTTAAAGATGGCCTTAATTGAAGCGATCGAGGGGAGGCCTGGTCCGACCATTGCAAAAATATTACAACTTTGCTTCAGCTATGATCCTGATGGCAGAAAGTATGCTTTTAATTTTTTAAGAGTTACCGGCACCGTTGTTTTGTTTTTTGTCTTGATCTTTGTCGGTTATCTTGTTGTTAGCTCCAAATTACGCAAAGCACAGATAGGGGTTAAATAA